One segment of Dolichospermum sp. DET69 DNA contains the following:
- a CDS encoding glycosyltransferase has translation MQQIAYNVLLKITGIVAIASIFTATLSLLSHLNLDYFVLAYLCGLGVVMSAVFFIYFIIVNIHTVSPVKVEQLSSETPEVAVIVPIYNEDIHFLKATVDSIVKQDYPIDKIKLFIANDARRDEIATFTTILQSAYPKLSCYHVLPPSKDSSDREGEAKAGALNAAWKELRNLFPGINYIETRDCDDCVGDPQFLRKCTTYLINHPTVGLVQTYKETQLLDESDPFDTREVFLQSYVLPGKIWLGGVFSLGSGTVYRQQALVDVGGFDAWNMVEDVTTTVRILQKGWASQALDVVGVSTQAPVTDLENFLKQRSVWSLDAFRLVFFVDLSGLSLKQRLAFCTKAISELLYPTSVFLSNVTIAISLIIGNPMFLSVPPIVFVAIAFMTLFELLVFKGNILFGWKHKTLELALLFANLKMVWVAIVNGRNKKPKYVVTRKTAKHQSYLHYCRLHIALLILLIMGIVRVVSTGIALEHSIFLVAAIYWSIRLVDVMRLALYQPQTN, from the coding sequence ATGCAGCAGATAGCTTATAATGTTCTACTCAAAATTACTGGCATTGTGGCGATCGCGTCCATCTTTACAGCTACCCTATCCCTCCTTTCCCATCTCAATCTCGACTATTTCGTATTAGCCTACCTGTGCGGATTAGGTGTGGTAATGAGTGCAGTGTTTTTTATTTACTTCATCATTGTAAATATTCATACTGTCAGTCCGGTTAAGGTAGAGCAATTAAGTTCAGAAACGCCAGAAGTTGCCGTTATCGTTCCTATTTATAACGAAGATATTCATTTTTTAAAGGCAACAGTTGACAGCATTGTTAAGCAGGATTATCCCATAGATAAAATTAAGCTGTTCATTGCTAATGATGCTCGCAGAGATGAGATTGCAACGTTTACAACCATTTTGCAGTCTGCTTACCCAAAACTCTCCTGCTATCATGTTCTACCACCTTCTAAAGATTCTTCAGATCGGGAAGGTGAGGCAAAAGCTGGCGCACTCAATGCAGCTTGGAAGGAACTTCGTAATCTTTTTCCCGGTATAAATTACATAGAAACACGAGACTGTGATGATTGTGTAGGTGATCCACAGTTTCTGAGAAAATGTACAACCTATCTGATTAATCACCCCACTGTAGGTTTAGTGCAAACTTATAAAGAAACGCAGCTTCTAGATGAGTCAGATCCCTTTGATACGCGAGAGGTATTTTTACAATCCTATGTTCTACCGGGGAAAATATGGTTAGGAGGCGTGTTTTCACTAGGCTCAGGGACTGTCTATCGTCAGCAAGCACTTGTGGATGTAGGCGGTTTTGATGCTTGGAATATGGTCGAAGATGTAACCACTACAGTCCGTATTCTCCAAAAAGGTTGGGCTTCTCAAGCACTTGATGTGGTGGGTGTCTCGACTCAAGCACCTGTAACTGATTTGGAAAACTTCTTGAAGCAACGTTCTGTTTGGTCTCTAGATGCCTTTCGATTAGTGTTTTTTGTCGATTTGTCAGGGCTAAGTCTCAAGCAACGGTTAGCTTTTTGTACAAAAGCAATAAGTGAACTACTCTATCCCACATCAGTATTTCTCTCGAATGTGACAATCGCTATTTCTTTAATAATTGGTAACCCAATGTTTCTGAGTGTACCGCCAATTGTCTTTGTGGCGATCGCATTTATGACTCTTTTCGAGTTATTGGTCTTTAAAGGTAACATTCTTTTTGGTTGGAAACACAAAACCCTAGAATTAGCCCTTTTATTTGCTAATCTCAAAATGGTTTGGGTTGCTATTGTCAATGGCAGAAACAAAAAACCCAAGTACGTTGTGACAAGAAAGACGGCTAAACATCAATCCTATCTTCACTATTGTCGATTACATATTGCGCTCTTAATTCTATTAATCATGGGAATTGTGCGAGTTGTATCCACAGGAATAGCTCTAGAACATAGCATATTCTTGGTGGCGGCTATTTACTGGTCAATTAGATTAGTTGATGTCATGCGTTTAGCTTTGTATCAACCTCAGACCAATTGA
- a CDS encoding aromatic ring-hydroxylating dioxygenase subunit alpha translates to MLLQTKQLGLPAKYYTDSEIFAHELKTVWRSTWQLIGRQETIPEPGDYLTYTLGEEPIFVIRATDGSLQAMHNVCPHRGAKLLEGEGNCHHKITCPYHAWTYSLDGQLIGITKPKLFPNLDKSQIHLVRARVETWGGFIFVNPDANGESLDDYLVGMPAFLEHYDQDWNSLREVDRWFYDQPINWKLIVENYVEDYHFEVVHNQGFGTVYDSDNIRSLPTGRHLRIEVPYTNNQGGEFFTSFSEAGKVSHQGYIFPNMMLNPHKKFLSVFHLIPLDAGNTRVEIIIYQAPSQFAGIPYRSQEFRQGFDVLMEEDFSICRQIQAGLHSRAYQVTQLAEEHELGVDHFHNVLSEYI, encoded by the coding sequence ATGCTGCTACAAACCAAGCAATTGGGACTTCCGGCAAAATATTATACAGATTCAGAAATCTTTGCTCATGAGCTAAAAACCGTTTGGCGTAGTACCTGGCAATTGATTGGTCGGCAAGAAACTATTCCCGAACCAGGTGATTACCTGACTTATACCTTGGGAGAAGAGCCAATTTTTGTGATCCGGGCAACTGATGGGTCTCTTCAAGCCATGCACAATGTCTGTCCCCATCGTGGAGCAAAGTTATTAGAGGGAGAAGGTAACTGTCATCACAAAATTACCTGTCCTTATCACGCCTGGACATACAGCTTAGACGGTCAGCTTATAGGCATTACCAAGCCTAAGCTTTTTCCGAACCTAGACAAATCCCAAATTCACCTAGTTCGAGCAAGAGTAGAAACCTGGGGTGGGTTTATTTTTGTCAATCCCGATGCCAACGGAGAATCCCTCGATGATTACTTGGTGGGTATGCCTGCTTTCTTGGAACATTATGATCAGGATTGGAATTCCCTCCGAGAAGTTGACCGTTGGTTCTATGATCAACCGATTAACTGGAAATTGATCGTGGAAAATTACGTTGAGGATTACCATTTTGAGGTAGTCCACAATCAGGGGTTTGGGACAGTTTACGATAGTGATAACATCCGCAGCCTCCCCACAGGTCGCCACCTCCGAATTGAGGTTCCCTATACGAATAATCAGGGAGGAGAATTCTTTACCAGTTTTTCAGAAGCAGGGAAGGTTTCACATCAGGGCTATATTTTCCCAAATATGATGCTGAACCCACACAAAAAATTTCTCTCTGTCTTTCATCTGATTCCCTTGGATGCGGGTAACACTAGGGTGGAGATCATTATTTACCAAGCTCCTTCTCAATTTGCAGGTATTCCCTATCGCTCCCAAGAGTTTCGTCAGGGATTTGATGTCCTCATGGAAGAGGATTTTTCCATTTGTCGGCAAATTCAAGCCGGACTCCATTCACGCGCCTATCAGGTAACACAACTTGCCGAGGAGCATGAACTGGGAGTTGATCATTTTCACAACGTTCTCTCGGAATATATCTGA
- a CDS encoding ectoine synthase → MIIRKLSEIINSERDVAWGNGQSRRFLLARDGMGYSLTDTIIDAGTESLLEYTNHLEACYCIEGEGEVEVDGIVYSMEPGTMYALNQREKHYLRAKTRMRLICVFNPPLQGHESHKLGNKNSSSYQIQELPATR, encoded by the coding sequence ATGATTATCAGAAAATTAAGCGAAATTATCAACTCTGAACGCGATGTTGCTTGGGGCAATGGGCAAAGTCGCAGGTTTCTGCTTGCTAGAGATGGTATGGGTTATTCTCTCACAGATACGATCATAGATGCAGGTACAGAATCTCTTTTGGAATACACAAATCATCTAGAAGCTTGCTACTGCATTGAAGGGGAAGGGGAAGTCGAAGTTGATGGGATTGTCTACTCGATGGAGCCGGGTACTATGTATGCGCTCAACCAACGGGAAAAGCATTATCTGCGGGCAAAGACTCGGATGCGGCTGATTTGCGTCTTTAATCCTCCACTTCAAGGTCATGAGTCCCATAAGTTAGGAAATAAAAACAGTTCCAGTTATCAGATTCAGGAGTTGCCGGCAACTCGGTAG
- the cysC gene encoding adenylyl-sulfate kinase, giving the protein MQQSGVTVWFTGLSGAGKTTICKFVEQSLLKQGYKVEVLDGDIVRQNLTKGLGFSKEDRDENIRRIGFVAQLLTRNDVIVLVAAISPYRDVRNEVRQKIGNFIEVYVNAPLDVCEERDVKGLYQKARSGQIKNFTGIDDPYQPPTHAEVECRTGQEHLNESVTKVLEAIFARQTHV; this is encoded by the coding sequence ATGCAACAATCTGGTGTGACTGTTTGGTTTACTGGTTTAAGTGGTGCTGGTAAAACTACTATTTGTAAATTTGTGGAGCAAAGTCTTCTCAAACAAGGTTATAAAGTTGAAGTTCTTGATGGCGATATTGTCCGCCAGAACTTAACTAAGGGTTTAGGTTTCAGTAAAGAAGATAGAGACGAAAATATCCGTCGTATAGGCTTTGTTGCCCAATTATTAACTCGCAATGATGTGATTGTTTTGGTTGCAGCCATTTCTCCTTATAGAGATGTTCGTAATGAAGTGCGGCAGAAAATTGGTAATTTCATTGAAGTCTATGTCAATGCTCCGTTAGATGTTTGTGAGGAACGAGATGTTAAGGGCTTATATCAGAAAGCTAGATCAGGACAAATCAAAAACTTTACTGGAATTGATGATCCCTACCAACCACCAACTCACGCAGAAGTTGAATGCAGAACAGGTCAAGAACACTTAAATGAGAGTGTAACCAAGGTTCTAGAGGCGATCTTTGCTAGACAAACCCATGTGTAA
- a CDS encoding DMT family transporter — protein sequence MSVLSDASPEKLPIKSEDLWSFISLLGSLIAFSFVPVFTKWGAMETSSGTAIFDRFFLTTIILGLIWGLLAIYRQLANCPNQSPPLSPPLYHRVQLLGLFLVTGNFLAGMLITLAWSLSQTTVANCELINNLTPVFTVLGGWLLFKQCFDRRFLIGCAIAVSGLLIVGFNDFQIGIDKLQGDFLALASALFLAAYLLGAEQLRTQLQTDTVLLGCFACGTPLTLMVLVITHENLLPTSLPGWIAIVSMSVSGLLAQGLLLYSLKRLSSGFVALVFLLTPFTTAIIAGIMFSETLSLSNLLAFCVVVLGLSLSISSSSGVKEIEESV from the coding sequence ATGTCTGTTTTATCCGATGCTTCACCAGAAAAGTTACCTATCAAGTCGGAAGATTTGTGGTCTTTTATCTCATTGCTAGGATCACTGATCGCGTTTTCCTTCGTTCCTGTTTTTACCAAATGGGGTGCAATGGAAACGAGTTCAGGAACCGCAATCTTTGACCGCTTTTTTCTAACAACGATCATCTTAGGTTTGATTTGGGGATTACTGGCTATATATCGTCAATTGGCTAATTGTCCAAATCAATCTCCCCCCCTATCTCCGCCGCTTTATCACCGTGTTCAATTACTGGGATTATTTCTGGTAACGGGGAATTTTTTGGCGGGAATGCTGATCACCTTAGCTTGGTCTTTAAGTCAAACCACTGTAGCCAATTGTGAACTAATAAATAATCTCACGCCTGTTTTCACAGTTCTGGGGGGATGGTTACTATTCAAACAGTGCTTTGACAGGCGTTTTCTTATAGGGTGTGCGATCGCCGTTTCAGGATTGTTGATAGTCGGATTTAATGACTTTCAAATCGGTATTGATAAGTTACAAGGTGATTTTCTAGCACTTGCCTCGGCACTTTTCCTAGCAGCATATTTACTAGGAGCAGAACAACTCCGAACTCAGTTACAGACAGATACTGTACTGCTAGGATGCTTTGCTTGTGGAACACCATTGACGTTAATGGTTCTGGTAATAACCCACGAAAATCTACTGCCGACTTCGTTACCAGGCTGGATAGCTATTGTGAGTATGTCAGTTTCCGGTTTGCTTGCTCAAGGACTACTGTTATATAGCCTCAAGCGGCTTTCATCAGGATTTGTCGCCCTGGTTTTTTTACTAACACCATTTACGACTGCCATAATCGCTGGGATAATGTTCTCAGAAACTTTAAGCTTGTCTAATTTACTTGCTTTTTGCGTAGTTGTACTGGGGCTATCTCTGAGTATTTCTAGCTCGTCTGGGGTTAAGGAAATTGAGGAGAGTGTTTAA
- a CDS encoding sulfotransferase domain-containing protein: MGYISLYHYATKNGWFAGSLPDFLRTPKYYGSWETHVGMAFNHQEAYPDKIKIFRYEDLVHFPTENLTLIADFLEIKYEKNYIDIAIDKCSLNNLRKVEFEHGPEANRSSGFFRKGQIGEWRQVLSKEDSSFLTDKFYPYLLKFDYAIE; this comes from the coding sequence GTGGGTTATATATCTTTGTACCACTACGCGACCAAGAATGGATGGTTTGCAGGTTCTCTCCCTGATTTCTTGAGAACACCTAAATATTATGGGAGTTGGGAAACTCATGTTGGTATGGCTTTTAATCATCAAGAAGCTTACCCAGATAAAATCAAAATCTTTAGGTATGAAGACTTGGTTCACTTTCCCACAGAGAATTTAACCCTTATTGCTGATTTCCTAGAAATAAAATATGAGAAGAATTATATAGATATTGCCATCGATAAATGCTCTTTGAACAATCTTAGAAAAGTGGAATTTGAACACGGTCCCGAAGCAAACAGAAGCAGTGGTTTTTTCCGAAAAGGCCAGATTGGGGAATGGAGACAAGTCTTATCAAAGGAAGATAGTTCATTTCTGACAGATAAATTTTACCCTTACTTATTAAAGTTTGATTATGCTATCGAATAA